The DNA region gagggtgttTGCCATCAATGTTGCAGCCCACTTGGGCTGTTCCAAGTGTCTCTTTAATGGTTCCAGAGAGATCTCTTGCCAAAGATCTGTGCCTCATCTGTCGCGCAATGTTGACAATCTCATTGAAACTGATGTTTCcattgtgtttaatatttttctgcttctttctgtccCGAGGAGGTTTCTTTAGGGTTTTGCTGATCAAGGCTGAGGCAGAAGGCACAACCTCAATCTGGGCCTGTCTGTTCTGAATGGTAAGTTTCACTGTGA from Trichosurus vulpecula isolate mTriVul1 chromosome 1, mTriVul1.pri, whole genome shotgun sequence includes:
- the LOC118834171 gene encoding 60S ribosomal protein L12-like, with translation MPPKFDPNEIKVVFLRCTDGEVGATSALAPKIGPLGLSPKKVGDDIAKATGDWKGLRITVKLTIQNRQAQIEVVPSASALISKTLKKPPRDRKKQKNIKHNGNISFNEIVNIARQMRHRSLARDLSGTIKETLGTAQVGCNIDGKHPHDVIDDINSGAVEFPAS